One genomic region from Candidatus Chlorobium masyuteum encodes:
- a CDS encoding UDP-N-acetyl glucosamine 2-epimerase: MKKLLLAAGSRPGILSLAPLYDALKKNGAYQPVALLVSAKGAKPLSSDLAACFGIGDDVRTIYLPEGSAVHQLASVMTGMEAVLLSEKPDLVLVCGSDNVALGAAVTAAKLGMQVAAVDAGLRSYERSDAEEVNRVVIDAMAEFHFVSEHSGEYNLINEGVADEKVFYSGNLSIDSLVRLMEQANKENSVPVKGIKPKKYALMLLGQGVFSAGKEHIGMLLRVLTELASNITVVMPRIAGFDALLKEHLLDAEFIAIENLKLIEPPSHAGLLTLLRDSMLLLTDTEELQAEATVMNVPCLTMMDTSARPSTIEIGTNVLVGLDEEDIKSRIHDILHPGSHQHITSRSKIPEKWDGASAPRIVAVLDRLL, translated from the coding sequence GTGAAAAAATTACTCCTTGCCGCCGGAAGCAGGCCCGGCATACTCTCGCTTGCCCCGCTCTACGATGCCCTTAAAAAAAACGGAGCCTACCAGCCGGTAGCCCTTCTTGTTTCTGCAAAAGGTGCCAAGCCGCTCAGCAGTGACCTGGCGGCATGTTTTGGAATTGGTGACGACGTCCGTACCATTTACCTTCCCGAAGGTTCTGCGGTTCATCAGCTTGCCTCCGTTATGACCGGCATGGAGGCCGTTCTTCTCAGTGAAAAACCCGATCTCGTGCTGGTCTGCGGAAGCGATAATGTTGCTCTTGGTGCTGCGGTGACCGCAGCCAAGCTCGGTATGCAGGTAGCCGCAGTCGATGCGGGGCTGCGAAGCTATGAACGCTCTGATGCCGAAGAGGTCAACCGGGTTGTTATTGACGCCATGGCCGAGTTCCACTTTGTCAGTGAGCACAGTGGTGAGTACAACCTGATCAACGAGGGGGTTGCCGATGAAAAGGTCTTCTATTCCGGCAACCTGTCAATCGACTCCCTTGTCCGTCTTATGGAGCAGGCAAACAAGGAGAACTCTGTTCCGGTTAAAGGGATAAAACCGAAAAAATATGCACTGATGCTCCTCGGACAGGGCGTTTTCTCCGCCGGGAAAGAGCATATCGGGATGCTGCTTCGGGTACTGACGGAACTTGCCTCCAACATAACGGTAGTCATGCCCCGCATTGCCGGATTTGACGCCCTGCTTAAAGAGCATTTGCTTGATGCGGAATTCATCGCTATAGAGAATCTGAAGCTGATTGAGCCGCCGTCTCATGCCGGGCTCCTTACCCTGCTTCGCGACTCGATGCTGCTGCTTACCGACACTGAAGAGCTTCAGGCCGAAGCAACGGTGATGAATGTGCCCTGTCTTACCATGATGGATACTTCAGCGCGCCCATCCACCATTGAGATCGGCACCAACGTGCTTGTCGGACTCGACGAGGAGGATATCAAAAGCCGCATCCACGACATTCTCCATCCCGGTTCGCACCAGCATATCACCAGCCGCTCAAAAATTCCCGAAAAATGGGATGGAGCCTCCGCCCCCCGCATCGTCGCCGTCCTCGACCGGCTGCTCTGA